The genomic window TGCCCCGGTACGTAATCATTTGAAAAATGTCTGAAGACGTTCCGGCAAGAAACGCACCGATTGAAAAGATGATGATTCCAATAATAAGAAAGGGCTTCCGTCCATATATATCTGACAGTTTACCGACTAAGATCGTTGTAATGGAGCTTGTCAGCATGTAAATAGTAAAAACCCAGCTGTAATAATCAAGCCCCCCCAGTTCGGAAATGATTTTTGGCAAAGCATTGCCGACAATCGTCTGATTAACAGCAGCAAAAAACATCGCTGCAATAATCGCAATCATGATGGTAACTTTTTCTTTATGACTTAAATGTTCCATCCAGTTTTTCACCCCAATTTTATTTACCATTGATTAATCTGTATTAATATCTTCAATAACTTTGATTTTCAATCGCCTGCGTTCTTTTAATATATAAATATTTCACTTAGTTAAGTATTAGTAAATATAAATCCATATTTCTAACTTGTCAATAGAAAAGGGTCAGACCCCTCAAAAAGGAGTCAGACCCTACCCTTACAGATTAATTTTTGTCTGCCGGAAATACGACGCCGATTTGTTTGCGTGCTTCATCAATCACTTCCATAGCGGCTAATGAATTGGCAAATGAATTTATTAAAGACTCTGTTTCGCTGTTTTGAATGAGTCTGATGAATTCTTTTATTTCATAATACATCGAATGTCCTTGAGGCTTTGAAATGTCTTCGATTGTTCCGTCCCTGTACTGAATTTTCACATTTGTCGGTGTGTGTATTTTGTCGATGATGATGCTGCCATTTTCGCCTTGTATTTCAGATGGAATAAAAGAATCAGTGATCTTTGAAAACATGATGACGGCTTCTTTGTCTTCATATTTCATAAGGATGCTTCCTTCTCCGTCAACTCCCGATTCAAGAATAAGCCCGTTCGCCTTTATACTATGCGGTTTTCCGAACAGAACAATGGCGGGATAGACGCAGTAAACGCCAATATCCATTAATGCCCCGTTTGAAAAAGCCGGATTAAATGCATTAAGAATCGTGCCTTGTTTATAAGCATCATAGCGGGATGAATACTGGCAGAAACTCGCAAAATACCTGCGTATTGTTCCGATTTTATGTAAGTTTTCTTGAATCGCTTGAAAGTTCGGAAGGAGAGTCGATTTTAATGCTTCCATTAACAAAACATTGTTAGCCTTTGCCGCCTCAACCATCTTTTTAGCTTCCGCAGCGTTCGATGCGATCGGTTTTTCACAGAGCACGTGTTTCCCTTCATTCATATAAATAATCGCTTGTTCAGCATGCAATGAATTAGGGCTTGCTATATAAACGGCATCAATATGATTGCTTTTTGCCATCGTTTCGTGATCTGTGAAAGTGTATTTTGCCCCATGCTTTGAAGCAAATTCATCGGCCCGTTCTTTTGTTCTGGAATAAACAGCCGTTAATGCAAAATCCTCTATTTCTTTAGCTCCTTTTATAAATTCATCAGTGATCCAGTTCGTTCCGACAACCCCAAATCGTATCAAAATGTTTCCCCCTTTGTGCGAAAGTCAAAAATGATTCAAATGAAAATTTTTTCAACTTCATAGTAACAGTATGACAGTGATTTTTCCATAAAAGTTTCAGTAATAACACAATACAAAAAAAGCTCGGATTTTTCTCGAGCTTTTATATTGTATATTTATTTGTACGCTATTTTTTTGAAAGCCAAGAGCTGCCAGTAGAGGGTTCCCATCTCATTTGCCACGTGCATTCAAAGCAAATTGGAGAGTCTATCGATTTCTTTGTTTTATATAGAGCGAAACGTTTTCATCTTCAAAATAGTAAAAAAAGACTGCTCTTGTTTGGGAAATGCGAATAAAAATAATTCGATAAACAGTCTCCTAAATTATTAATTCCAGCGGCCGGTTTTTGATATTTCTAGCAGCGCCCAAATTAAGTGAAACATAAACATTGCGATTGTTATCGGAACGAGCATCAATAAATTTTTTCCGTATTTTTCTTTAATTTCCGCTACATAGAAACCGCAGAAAAACAAAACTACCATTGCAGCTACAAGCATAAATGTGTAAACGAAATACATGCTTCTATGCCTCCTCAATACTTCATTACTTTGGCTGATACAGTGTTTTTTGTTTTATCAGGTCACCATTCCCTGATATCAGTGCCATTATAAGGAAGGTATTGCTTTAAGTAAAGCATATCAAGCAATGATTTAGACATATTTCATATAATTGTAAGAATTTGTTCGATTTTTTGAAACTATTTCGGTTTATCATACTTCATTGCCCTGTCACTATCTTGAAATCCTTTTGTTGTTGGATCCTGGATGATCCCAAGCATCGACAAAATGATAAAGACGGAATTGGCAAGGGTAAGAATTTCGCTTTTCACTTCTTCTGTAAGCTGAAAATCTGTTACTCCCAACGAGTTTAACACAGGCAGAATGATTTGAGCGACAAGCATAATTTGTGAGAGGAATGAGATGGCCCATATTCTGTTTTGGAAACGAACCTTCCAGTTTATCATGTTTCAATTCTCCTTTGTTGGTAATTTTTTACTACTAACATATGCTTGTCTTCTGAATTGTTGTATGTTTTTACACTATAAGATGGAGGAAAAAAATTAAGACCAGGAGATAACATGATTCTCCTGGTCAGATTTTTAATAATTAATTTAACACCCATTTCCGGATCGCTTGGGCTACTCCGGCTTTTTCATTTGTTTCCGTTATATCATCGGCTGCTTCTTTTACGATATCCTGGGCATTTCCCATTGCAATTCCCAGGCCTGCTTCTTTTATCATTGCAATATCGTTTAAACTGTCGCCGCACGCCATTACATGATCCATCGAAATGCCAAGAAAATCGCATACTTTTCTAATCGCTTTCGCTTTGTTTATCCCAATCGGATTGACTTCGATGTTGGTGTGGCTTGAATTGCTTATTTCGAATTTGCCCATTGATTTCAATTCATTCAAAATGATTTGACGGACATTGTCATCTTCAACATCAAAGCCGAATTTCAGCCATTTCGATGCAGCAATCTGCTCGGGGCTAAGCTCCCTGCTGTAAACTTTGTCTGTACTGACAGCCCAAAAGTATGTTTTATATGTTTGTGAAAGATCCCACAGCCACTTGATCAGTTCGGAATCAATTAAGTTTCTTTCAACAAGTTCGCCGTCAGGCCCCCAAATTTCACTTCCGTTCACTGTAACGAGATAAGACGATAGTTCCAGCGACTTTGCGTAGTCGCGGCATGTCAACAAACTTCTGCCCGTACTGAGCACGACATGAATTCCTTTTTCCATTGCTTCTTTAATTGCTTTTCGATTCTCTTCAGGCACTTCACATTTTTCATTAAGCAAAGTTCCATCCATATCGAGTGCAATTAACTTAATATCCAAATCTCTCTCTCCCATGTTTCTTCCTCCCGCCATTTGTTCGTATTGTCTCTGTTAATTCCGGACTCAAGTGAGTTGAAAAGAGAGCTGCCTAATCTCTCCCATCATTCTTTATTGTACACCATTCTATATACAATAGAATGTTTTTGTATTTTTCCGCACCTGTCGAAACACGTCAGTGACGGGAATCTTTTTGATTTTCGCTATTTCTTTCACGGATTCCGCCATCATTACCGGGTGAGTCATTTTACCTCTAAAAGGGCCTTCAAACGGCCACGGACCATCCGTTTCAATCATAATTTGTTCCAGCGGATAAGCATTCACTAGTTGTTGAATCTCATGTTCATAAACGACATCCGGGGTTACGGATATAAAATAGCCGTTGGCAATCATTCTTTCGATTGTTTTGCTGTCGCCTTTAAACCAATGAAAATGGGCTTTTTCTATCGAATGCTTTTCGAGCAGATCACAGGCAATTGGCGCATCGTCATATACTGCATGTAAAACGATTGGTTTTCCCCACTTTTTAGCCAATTTAATAAACTGTTCCAATAGCTCAAAATACTTTCCGACTTCGTATGAAGTAACTTTCTGCTCACTCCGCAAATAATAAGGAAGGCCGACCTCACCGACTGCAGCCATTTCTGTTTTGTGTTCCTTCATCCAGCCAACAAGTTTTTCAATCTCGTTTTCATCGGGAAGCGGCTGTTCCGGATGAAAGCCGAATGCTGGCTTGACTTTGTCGTATTCCTTGGAAAGCTCGAGATTTGTTTTGCATGATTCAAGGTGGAATGACACAGAAATAAGTGCTTCAAGAAACGGCGAGTTTTCAACGATCTCTTTAATCGCCTCTCCTTGATATTGATCAAGATGGATATGGGCATCAATCATTTTTTCCATCACGGTTACTCCCCTGCAACGTGTAGAAAATCTCCCTTTTCCATTTCAAAAAATCGTCCGTAAGCATCATACTTTCGTCTCTTGGCCGTGAAAAAGGTATATGAAATTCAGCTTTCACTTTCGCCGGTTTATTAGACAGCACAATGATCCTGTCTGATAAAAACAAAGCCTCATCAATGTTATGGGTGACAAACAGAACCGTCTTGCGGTTTTCCTCCCAAATCGACAGCAGCCATTTTTGCATTTTAAGCCGGGTCAGTTCATCAAGCGCCGAAAACGGTTCATCGAGGCAAATTACGGATTGCGGGCTTAATAATGCACGAATAAAGGAAACCCTCTGCTTCATTCCGCCGGATAGTTCATGAGGGTAAGAATTCAGATAAGAAGCTAATCCTGCTTTTTCGAGCATTTCCTTTGCTTTTTCCTTGTCCGGTTTCCCTTTCAATTCTTGGCTGAGAATAGTATTTTCCAACACGGTTCTCCACGGGAAAAGAGAAGGGGTTTGCGGCATATAGCTGATTTCTCCCCTTGTACCGTTGATCGTTTTGTTTTCAAGCTGTATCGTTCCCTCATCAGGTGTGATGATTCCGCCAATCATATGAAAAATGGTGCTTTTCCCGCTTCCCGACGGACCGATGATTGAAACAAATTCTTCTTTTTCCACTCGAAAGGAAAGGTCCCGAATAATTTCATTTGTGCCAAATCGTTTTGATACTTCTTTTACAATTAGATGGCTCATTTTTGATCTTCTCCCTTCCCCTGCCAGTGGACAATTCGCCGCTCAGCCAGAACGATCAGCAGGAAAAACAGCAGGCTGAGAAACATAATGGTAAAAATCGCGACGAATACGCGGTCGGTGCGAAACGAGGAGGAAGACAGCGTCATGTAAACGCCAATTCCTTTTTCCGCGCCAAGCCATTCTGATATGACTGCTCCCATCACACTGTATGTCGCAGAGATTTTTAATCCGGAAAAAATCGACGGAAGCGAATGCGGCCACTCCAGCTTCCAAAACAGCTGTTGTTTTGTGGCCCCTGCCATCATCATATAATGCTTAAGTTCCTGTGGAGTTTGCCTGAAACCGTCCAGAGCGGCGATCGTGATCGGGAAAAAACAGACAAGCGTGATGACGATGATTTTCGGCAGCAGCCCAAACCCAAACCAAATGACAAGGAGCGGTGCGAGTACAATAATCGGCACATTTTGCGATAAAATCAAGAGCGGATAAACGGATGACCGAAGGAATGGAACGAGATGCAAAACGATGGCAGTGAAAATGCCGACGCCGGTCCCGACTGCAAAACCGAGAAGAGCGATTTTGACCGTTGAAACTGCATCCGGATAAAATTCGGACCAGCCAGCGGCCCCTTCTGTCACAATTTTGGATGGGGCAGGCAGGAGCCATTCAGGGGTTCCGGCCGTTCTTACTCCTATTTCCCAAGTGATAAAGAAAAGGAGGAGAACCAGAATCGGCCTCCACCCTTTTATGATTGCTTCTCTCATTACCGATACTTCTCCGTCAGTTGATTCATTGTAATCCCCTCTGGCTGGTATAAAATTTTTACTTGAGAGATGACATTTTTACTGCCCAATTCAATCATCCGCTCATTCATATCTTTAATGACTTTTAATAGTTTGTCCAACTCGCCTTCCATTGTCGTTTCAAGCGGGTGCACCTCATATGCAACCCCTGATTCATGAATCACTTTTATCGCTTCGTCCACATATGGAATCACATCTTCCCCGTCTTTTGTCTTCGGCAAAATTTGAATGCTTACAAGCGCGTCAGCCATCTTGTTTCCTCCCTATTCCGGCAAAAATTCATTGGTGAATGCTTTTTTGGCATCAAGCTTTTTTTCTAATAAACCATTTTCATACATCCAGGACGCGTAATTTTCCCAAACTTCAAGTTTTTGTTCGCCCCATCTTGGCGCATCATCCTGATATTTTGATGCCAGCCATTCTTGGCTCTTTTTCACTAATTCCGGATCAAGGTCTGGCTCTGCTTTAATTAAAATATCTGCCGCTTCTTTAGGATTTTTAATCGCAAATTGATAGCCTTTTGATGCGGCGTTCACAAATGCTTTAACGATCTCAGGTTTTTTCGAAATCATTGTTTCGTTTGTCGTTAAGACCGGTGTGTAATAGTCAAGGTTTTTGGAATAATCCGTTAAATAAATCATATTCAATTTCTCGCCGCGAAGCTCTGCTTCAACACCAGTCCAACCGTAATAAATCCATGCAAAATCGATGTCTTTTTTTACCGCGGTAAAGAAATCCGTATCTCCGATGTTTACAATCTTTACTTTATTGACATCGGCATTTTCTTTTTTCATTAAAGAGCTGATCACTGACTTTTCAACCGGTGAGCCCCATCCGCCGTAAGTCTTTCCTTCAAAATCCTTCGGTGATTTGATATTTTTTTCAACCGGCGATGCAAATCCTGAAGTGTTGTGCTGAATGATCGCCGCGATCGACACAATCGGAACGCCTTGAATACGCGCCTGCGTAATTCCTTCCTGGTAACCGACCCCAAATTCAGATTTTCCGGATGCCACTAGCTGATCCGCTCCCGTCTCACCCGGCTTCACTATTTCTACATCCAATCCTTCCTGTTCGAAATAGCCTTTTTCTTTCGCTACATATAATCCGGTGTGATTGGTGTTCGGCGTCCAATCGAGCACAACCGACACTTTTTCAAGTGATTTTTCTTTTTTGTCTGTTGTTGCAGTGTTCTTGTCTGATGATGAATCATTCTTGTCAGTACCGCAGCCCGTTAAGAGCATGGCTGAAAAAAGCAATGCGAGCCATTTTTTCATTACTGTTTCCTCCCTCTATATACTTTAAAATTCTCCCGAATACTCACGTTTTCTCTAAATTTCATTAACACCTAATAGTTGATCCACCGAAAATCATGGTTATAAATTGAATTTATTTAAATTTCTTACAGATGGGGGGCCATCCTACCAACCAAACTGGTATTGTTTGGTAATAACAGTTATGACCGTGCGCAAAATCTCCACTCATCTCACGGTCGCTAACCCTCCCATGTATCACCGGATTGGGATCCATACATTCCTTCGTCCTGCGTATCCATGAGGTGGAGGTCGGATAAGCTCCTCAGCTGGGTCATAAGCCCGTATGGTAAAAATAAACTCCGACTCGGCACTATTGGTGTTTGTCTTTAGAAATACTTGAAGTATTCGATAGTAATTTGATTAACAAATTGGTTAATAAATCGGTTTAAGCAACTTGTAATGTAATTTGAGGCAAGCCTTGCAATAATTTTGAACCATCAAATTCACACTGTTTTTGACCAATGACAAATAAGACACGTAATAGCTTACAACACAAAGCGATGAGAGACTGTTGCTTTTTTAAAGGCCTTTCAGATCGTTTTGTATAGTATTGATGTAAAGCTTTAAAAGTTGGATTATGGGCAACGAGTGGCCGAATCGCTAGGTACAGAGCTTTACGCAGCCTGCTTCGTCCCCGTTTCGTTATTCTGGTTTGTCCTTTAAATTTTCCAGAACTATGCTCACGTAATGAAAGGCCTGCCAGATTAACTAATTGCTGAGGGTGACTGTACTTTGTGAGATCACCCACTTCAGCGAAGAATAGAGCGACTGTTGTAACACCTAACCCAGAAATATTCATCATTTGCTTAGCACCTGGGATCGTTTCTACAAGAGCTTCTAGCTCCTGATCCAACTCTTCCAACTGCGTTTGATAAAGCTCATATTGGTCAATCAGATATTCCATTTCACGTTTGGCAAACTGAATCCCGATTTGAATTCCAATGCTCTTTTTGGCCGTTTCCACTAGTTTCGTTGCTCGCTTCATTCCAACTCCTCGTTGTACAAATGGCTTCCACTTTGAGAGAATCTCTTCAGGTGTCATTTCTTTAATTTGAGAAGGAAATGGAAACAGTTTTAGCGTGCAAAGAGCTGCTTTTCCTTCCCAATCCCCGAAAACATCGAAAAACTCCGGAAAATAACGTTGAATCAAATTTTGAATACGTCCTTCTGTGATGGCAAGCTGTTGAGTGAGCTGATCTCTTATTTTGACGCCTTCTCTTAGTTCCGCGTAAATGCCGTCTAAGAGATTTGGTACGGAGTATCGGCCGTCTTTAATCAGCTGTGCAATCACTCTGGCGTCTTTTGTATCGTTTTTTGTTGGAGAGTTGTCATCAAGCTCTTTGCTTTTCTTTACATGCATCGGATTGACTAGCACAAAGTCATAGCCCTTTGCGGTAAGGAAATAAGCGAGATTTAACCAGTAGGGCCCGGTTGGTTCAACCCCAAAAATCACATGGTTCTTATCATTTTCTTTTTGGTGTCGATTCACCCAATCTAAAAGCATTTGGAAACCATGTATGCGATTTTCAAAGATCAAGCGTTTTCCAAATTCAATTCCTCGATCGTCTTGTGCCCGTGCCACGTGTTTGTCTTTGGCAATATCAATGCCGATTATTAATGTTGATGGTGTGATTTGCGAGATTTTTCGATTTTGAGTATAATTCATTATTGAGTCCTCCTTGGTAACTTATTAATTCGGGGTCAATGCATTGACACCCTGTACTATACCAAGAGGGCTCTTTTTGTTTCAAACCTCAAATTTCTTCATTACAGGAATGCTCCTTATGTAATTTAGAATTCGCAAGCCCGGGAACAAATGAAATGCGCCCAGGTCAGAACCTGAGCGCCTAGACGAACAATGTTCCCTCCGCTGGTCTGAACCAGTTCAGGTTCTAAGGGTCATCATCTTTCGGATGAAATCTCAACCGGCAACACCGGTTCCCCTACATTCTTGCTATGAAATTATCAATTCCTCATCTATTATAGCAGATTAGATAATTAATATAATAATTTTCTAATAAATTTGATCGGGGTCTGGCCCGTATTAAGATATCTCGAATCTGGCAGGCATCGGCCGGACAGAGTTCAAATCCCTCTTTTAGAGTTAACACCTAATGGCAGCTGCTGAAAATTGATAAATTTTTTGTGTCTACCGCGTCCTAACCCCAAACTTTTGGTAGAGCAACGTTAAATTATATTCCAGTGATCGTTGGCTCATCGATAAAGAATTAGCCATTTCTCTTGTACTTTTACCCTTTGCCAGTTCCGCCAATATGTCTTCTTCTGTTTTCGTCAGGATTACTGTATCTTGAGAATTGGTGCCGCCGGAAACGAAGCCCGGCCTTCTTAGTTCTCTTACAAGCGAAAGCGGCAAGATAACCTGTTGACGCAGGGCGCATCTTATTCCTATCACAAGTTCTTCTCTTGAAGAAGTTTTGGATAAAAAACCGGAAACTCCGGCTTCAACCAATAAATTAAAATGTGGTTTAATATCAAAACCGGTGTAAATTAATACAATTAAATCTTGATTATACGCTAAAGCTTTTTTTGTTAGTTCAAGCCCGTTCAAGTGCGGCATATACAAATCAAACAGCAATATATCATAATGTTGCAGCTTAATTTTATTTAATGCGTTCAAAGAACTGTTTTCTATTGAAATGTTAAAATCGGGTTCCTGCTCCAATAGCATTTTTGTACCTTCCAATATAGATAAATGGTCATCGACTATCAAAATATTTATCATCGTAAAAACCTCTCAAATTTTTTTATCTCCAATGCCGGTACATGGAATTTGCATAGTAACTTTTAATCCGCAATTCGGTTTTGAATAAAACTCTACATTGCCTGAAAGGCTCTGAACGCGTTGCTTAATGCTTGTTAATCCCATGTTGTTAAAGGACGGTTTTAACTTATCCAGTTCAAAGCCCACACCGTCATCAGAATATTCAAACATCATTTTGTCTTCCCGGGCACTAATATGAAGGTGAATTTTTGAAGCCTTGGAATGTTTTGTCGCATTGTTGATCAATTCCTGTACGATTCGATAAATTCCGATCGTTTGTTCCTCATTTAATTGAAGACTGGAAGTATTGTCTGTTGAAAAATAAATTTTAAAAGTTGAAGAAACTTGGGTATATTCAAATAAATTTTCCAATGCCCGCTCTAAACCCAATTCCCTTAGCAACGGTGGCCGAAGTTCATTACATGTCATCCGGATTTGGTGAATGGTGTCCAGCAGTCCTTGTTCAATTCCTTTAAGCAGTGCTTTTATTTCGTTGTCAAATTCATGGCGATGAAGCAATGATTCCATTCTTCTGTACAAATCAATTTGATCCTGCAGGACTGTATCATGCAAATCACTTGATAAATGGAGCCGTTCTTTTTCGGAAAGATTGAACAAGAGCCGCAAGATCCAAAGCGGTGTTTGGCTGCTTTGCATGGCAGCTTCCAATTGATTCATTAGATTCTCGATTACATCCAAGCTCTCAAATACCATATTGGCGTAGTAAACGATTGTTTCCAGCCAAATGGAATCCATTTCCTCTTCTATAGATTGTGCATTGAGAATGAGGATGTAGGCATGGCTGGTCCGCTCTCCTACTTTTATTAGAACCTTATCGTTAACGTTTACGATCTTGCCAACCGGAAAATTTTGCAAATCGGGTTGAAATTCAAGAAAATGAGCTTCTTCGATTATCTGATTTTCTTTATTAAATTGTAAGATCGCCGGCTGGGAATCTGGCAAAACTGTATTTATTTCATGGATTAATCTTTCTTTGAGATCTGATACTTTCATTACCGAAGACAAGTCTTGGGAAAAATTTTTCAAACTGTTTTGCAATAATTTATATCGATCCTTTCTATTTTGAAGCTCTATCTCCATATTTTTTCTTTCGGTAATATCCCGGACCGTAACGACTGTAAGATTATCTTGACTTTCTACAGGCATCGTCCGACACTCAAAATATTTAATATGGCCGGAGCGGGTAATTATCCTGTACTCACTCTTGGAAGGCTGTTGGGTCAAGATAACATTCCTATGTCTTTCCATTAAATTTTCTCTTTCATCAGGTTGTACAATATCAAATATGTCTTTCAATTCCTCAGGACTGTATCCGGTAGTTTTTTTAAAAGAAGGTGTCGAAAACCGTACAAGACGATTTTGGTCAATGATCATAATGATATCCAATGCGTGTTTGTAAATCGTTTCAAACTCCCAATTGGATTGGACTTTGTTTTCCATCGTTATCATCATTTTCCATAAAATGTTAGCAATTAAACATTTCCTATATATTGATAATACATGAAAAATGTACCAATTAACCGATATTTTTTGCGTAATGGCCAAAAAGACCGCTATTTTATCTCCACTACAAATGAGAACGCCCTGACTTTTCCATTTTGCTTGAACTCAGCCCATATCTTATAAATGCCTGGCTTTTCAAACTGTGTTTCAAAAACCGTATCCTTGTCATTTGCCGGATGCACATGAAGGAAATTCTGGGCATTTTCATCAAGAATGACCACGTGACCCATCGCTCCCAGATAAGGGGTCAAATTTGTTTTATCAAGATCAAAGGTTAACGTTACCGGTTCATTTGCCTTAAAAGAACTCATAGTTAGTTTTACGTTTTCGCCGTCTACATTCTTGCTTAATGTTTCGTCCGGCTGAAGGCCACGGCTATGGGTTGACATTCCGGGATTTCCAACGATAAATGGAACAGGTGCTACATGATAAGCTAAATTTTTCGGTTTAATGTCAACGAATGCCTTATAAAATCCATCAGGCAGATTATTTCCAATTGTAAATTCGCCCTTGCCTGTCTGTTCAGGGTGTAAGTGATAATATTTATGCAGCTGGTCATCCACTACGATAAGATGAAGAAGCTTCTCATGATTTACTTCCAGATCTTCCACTGGATTTGCCGACTTATCTTTTAAGAAAATCTTTAACTCATCTTGATCCGATTTAACAAACACGCTTACCTCGCTGCTGCCTTCATGTGCCGCGCTGCTTCCATGCTGATGGCTGCTATTGTTTGCTTCTGCGTGATCACTATGGCCTTGAGATTCATCATGTGGCGCAGATTTTTCCCGGCTTTTGGATGATTCATATGACGCAGATTGATTGTGGCCATGAGACTCGGGCTGTTTTTCATCGGCAAACCATTCAGCATACACTGAATATCCGCCTATCACTAAAGCCAGATATAGAACGGCCGCAATTCCCCATTTTTTCATCGCTTCCACTCTCCTATTAAGTAAATTTTTTATATATCCCTTAAATGGCATACTTTACTGCCGCTTCTGATTGTGCCGGATTCTGTCTTGAATATAACTCCTTATAATAACCGTTTAATTCAAGTAATCTATGATGGGTGCCGCTTTCGACGATCTCCCCGTTTTTCATCACAAAAATGGTATCGGCATCTACAATCGTTGAAAGCCTGTGGGCAATCATAATAATTGTTTTACCGCCTTTAATCTGATTAATTGATTCCTGGACAAGTTTTTCACTTTCATTATCAAGGGCGCTCGTCGCTTCATCCAGGATAATCAGTGATGGGTCTTTCAAAAAAACGCGGGCTAGTGCAATCCGCTGTTTTTGGCCTCCTGAAAGCTTTATCCCTCTTTCGCCAATTTCTGTATCATAGCCTTGAGGCAACGGTGCGATGAAATCATGGGCGAAAGCCTTGATCGAAGCTGAGATGATTTCATCATCTGTTGCTTCAAGCTTAGCCATTTTTATATTGTCTTTAATAGAAGAACTGTATAAAAAGTTATCCTGGATAACCATTCCAATATGCTTCCTGAGGCTTGATAAGGAATAGTCTTTTATATTCACACCATCAATTAAGATTTCACCGCTATCCACATCATACATTCTGTTTAAAAGCTGTAATACCGTACTCTTTCCTCCCCCGCTCTCTCCGACAAATGCATACGTTTTGCCTATTTCTATTTTAAAGGACAAGTTTTTGATCACTTTCCTGTTTTCATTGTAGGAAAAAGATACACGATTAAACACGATTGAATCTGAAAACTCCTTTAATTCAACAGGGTCATCCTTTTCCTTTATCGTTGAAGGGATATGGAAGAAATCAAATATCCTTTGTAAAGCGACCGTTCCTTCCGTGATGACAGGGAAAGCTTGAACCAAGGCGGCCACAGGGCTTCTCATTTTATCAACATAAGCAAAGAAAGCAATTAAACTGCCGGCGGTTAAACTGCC from Bacillus methanolicus includes these protein-coding regions:
- a CDS encoding IS110 family transposase, producing the protein MNYTQNRKISQITPSTLIIGIDIAKDKHVARAQDDRGIEFGKRLIFENRIHGFQMLLDWVNRHQKENDKNHVIFGVEPTGPYWLNLAYFLTAKGYDFVLVNPMHVKKSKELDDNSPTKNDTKDARVIAQLIKDGRYSVPNLLDGIYAELREGVKIRDQLTQQLAITEGRIQNLIQRYFPEFFDVFGDWEGKAALCTLKLFPFPSQIKEMTPEEILSKWKPFVQRGVGMKRATKLVETAKKSIGIQIGIQFAKREMEYLIDQYELYQTQLEELDQELEALVETIPGAKQMMNISGLGVTTVALFFAEVGDLTKYSHPQQLVNLAGLSLREHSSGKFKGQTRITKRGRSRLRKALYLAIRPLVAHNPTFKALHQYYTKRSERPLKKQQSLIALCCKLLRVLFVIGQKQCEFDGSKLLQGLPQITLQVA
- a CDS encoding response regulator transcription factor yields the protein MINILIVDDHLSILEGTKMLLEQEPDFNISIENSSLNALNKIKLQHYDILLFDLYMPHLNGLELTKKALAYNQDLIVLIYTGFDIKPHFNLLVEAGVSGFLSKTSSREELVIGIRCALRQQVILPLSLVRELRRPGFVSGGTNSQDTVILTKTEEDILAELAKGKSTREMANSLSMSQRSLEYNLTLLYQKFGVRTR
- a CDS encoding PAS domain-containing sensor histidine kinase; the encoded protein is MENKVQSNWEFETIYKHALDIIMIIDQNRLVRFSTPSFKKTTGYSPEELKDIFDIVQPDERENLMERHRNVILTQQPSKSEYRIITRSGHIKYFECRTMPVESQDNLTVVTVRDITERKNMEIELQNRKDRYKLLQNSLKNFSQDLSSVMKVSDLKERLIHEINTVLPDSQPAILQFNKENQIIEEAHFLEFQPDLQNFPVGKIVNVNDKVLIKVGERTSHAYILILNAQSIEEEMDSIWLETIVYYANMVFESLDVIENLMNQLEAAMQSSQTPLWILRLLFNLSEKERLHLSSDLHDTVLQDQIDLYRRMESLLHRHEFDNEIKALLKGIEQGLLDTIHQIRMTCNELRPPLLRELGLERALENLFEYTQVSSTFKIYFSTDNTSSLQLNEEQTIGIYRIVQELINNATKHSKASKIHLHISAREDKMMFEYSDDGVGFELDKLKPSFNNMGLTSIKQRVQSLSGNVEFYSKPNCGLKVTMQIPCTGIGDKKI
- a CDS encoding ABC transporter ATP-binding protein is translated as MNEFKQFFPYVKKETKLYMWGFVGSLFRFLIPLTVPLILKYIFDHLLQNEALSRAEKIGQLSFIAVSMLVVFIFIRKPMEYVRQFCIHKANNNIIKALRKDAFNKIHSLDAKYFADNKSGEIGTRFFDDIEKVRGYLTAVFGNIWIEMIVLVFVMAVMLTLNIKLAILSVLLVSFQFLLAHVLSKRFKKSTRNMMNYRSVLSGFVFEKIQGAFLSKLFSSEKHDKEELDKHLAHYEVLTDKHARLNAITLASVNVLSDMTPFIVALTASLFVIDGSLTAGSLIAFFAYVDKMRSPVAALVQAFPVITEGTVALQRIFDFFHIPSTIKEKDDPVELKEFSDSIVFNRVSFSYNENRKVIKNLSFKIEIGKTYAFVGESGGGKSTVLQLLNRMYDVDSGEILIDGVNIKDYSLSSLRKHIGMVIQDNFLYSSSIKDNIKMAKLEATDDEIISASIKAFAHDFIAPLPQGYDTEIGERGIKLSGGQKQRIALARVFLKDPSLIILDEATSALDNESEKLVQESINQIKGGKTIIMIAHRLSTIVDADTIFVMKNGEIVESGTHHRLLELNGYYKELYSRQNPAQSEAAVKYAI